A portion of the Vreelandella subglaciescola genome contains these proteins:
- a CDS encoding DUF3465 domain-containing protein, which translates to MKRAGLLGLLLVLVIAGIAQYSPSLLSRLSNDTSTPAPAADEQRADDSHPTYQRRHHEQQITNSGRVVTVLADDNDGSRHQRFILRLASGQTLLVAHNIDVAPRISNLEAGDTVSFYGEYVWNDKGGILHWTHHDPGGRHPGGWLTHKGRQYQ; encoded by the coding sequence ATGAAAAGAGCGGGCTTATTAGGGTTGTTGCTGGTATTAGTTATCGCCGGTATTGCGCAATATAGTCCGTCGCTGTTATCGCGACTATCTAACGATACAAGCACGCCGGCTCCCGCCGCTGACGAACAGCGAGCTGATGACTCCCACCCCACTTACCAACGGCGCCACCACGAACAGCAAATTACCAACAGCGGCCGAGTTGTCACCGTGTTGGCCGATGATAACGACGGCAGCCGCCATCAGCGGTTTATTTTACGCTTAGCGAGCGGACAAACCTTATTGGTCGCCCACAATATTGATGTGGCACCGCGTATTAGCAACCTCGAAGCAGGTGATACCGTATCGTTTTATGGGGAATATGTTTGGAATGATAAAGGTGGGATCTTGCATTGGACCCATCATGATCCCGGAGGCCGCCATCCAGGCGGTTGGTTGACGCATAAGGGCCGCCAATATCAATAA
- a CDS encoding alpha/beta hydrolase translates to MKYAIGFTLIAVIGLAVATALLIVFGGPAAPPPVKSINAPFKQVDYSNLPPLTHYAARDDAVLGFRFYPPDGATKGSVVLLHGSSADSRSMHPLAEAYATAGYGAYALDVRGHGQSGTKGDIGYIGQLEDDLEDFTRAAEPATPSTLAGFSSGGGFALRVAGGKRQRLFTHYLLLSPFISQDAPTYRDNSGGWTRLGLPRYIAITLLNGVGIKYFNHLPVMRFALDDAASKTLTPEYSFALAQNYRPKRDYEKTIRSVSRPLCIVAGRDDEAFHADRFDDVFNAAGNDVPITLVPGINHIGLTLEPKAI, encoded by the coding sequence ATGAAATATGCCATTGGTTTCACCTTGATAGCCGTCATCGGTCTGGCCGTAGCCACGGCATTGCTGATTGTCTTTGGTGGCCCCGCCGCGCCGCCGCCGGTCAAAAGCATCAACGCGCCGTTTAAGCAGGTGGACTATTCCAACTTGCCGCCGCTAACCCACTACGCCGCGCGCGACGACGCGGTGCTCGGGTTCCGTTTTTATCCGCCTGACGGCGCTACTAAAGGCAGCGTTGTGCTGCTGCACGGCTCGTCGGCGGATAGCCGTAGCATGCACCCCCTGGCCGAGGCCTATGCCACAGCCGGCTACGGCGCGTATGCGCTGGATGTACGCGGGCACGGGCAATCAGGCACCAAAGGCGATATTGGCTATATCGGCCAGCTGGAAGACGACCTCGAAGACTTTACCCGGGCGGCTGAGCCCGCGACGCCATCGACGCTGGCCGGCTTCTCCTCCGGCGGCGGGTTTGCCCTGCGCGTTGCCGGCGGCAAGCGCCAGCGGCTTTTCACCCACTACCTGCTGCTCTCGCCCTTTATCAGCCAAGATGCCCCGACCTATCGCGACAACAGCGGCGGTTGGACCCGCCTGGGGCTGCCTCGCTACATTGCGATCACACTATTGAACGGCGTGGGCATCAAGTATTTCAATCACTTGCCGGTTATGCGCTTCGCCCTTGATGATGCGGCCAGCAAAACCCTCACGCCCGAATACTCGTTCGCCCTGGCGCAGAATTACCGGCCCAAGCGCGATTATGAAAAAACGATCCGCTCGGTAAGTCGGCCTCTATGCATTGTGGCGGGTCGGGACGATGAGGCCTTCCATGCTGATCGTTTTGACGACGTATTTAACGCCGCGGGCAATGACGTACCCATCACGCTCGTGCCCGGCATCAACCATATCGGGCTGACGCTTGAACCGAAGGCCATATAG
- a CDS encoding ABC transporter ATP-binding protein — translation MNDPIIRINGLTKTYEGGFQALKRVDLDIERGEIFALLGPNGAGKTTLISVICGLVSPSGGDISVAGHDIITEYRAARGLIGLVPQELTNEAFETVWNTVSFSRGLFGKPPDPAHIEKVLRALTLWDKRNNRLMTLSGGMKRRVLIAKALSHEPRVLFLDEPTAGVDVSLRREMWEVVRRLREDGVTIILTTHYIEEAEEMADRIGVINHGKVVLVEEKAALIQKLGRKQLTLQLHTPLAQVPELLAPFSLALADEGATLVYTYDSTAREEGEHGIAALLSTLKTANIRVKDLSTRQSSLEDIFVDLIKEGA, via the coding sequence GTGAACGATCCTATCATCCGTATCAACGGGCTGACCAAGACCTATGAAGGCGGCTTTCAGGCGCTCAAACGCGTGGATCTCGACATCGAACGCGGCGAGATATTTGCGCTGCTCGGCCCTAACGGTGCGGGTAAAACGACTCTGATCAGTGTTATCTGCGGCCTGGTATCACCCAGCGGCGGGGACATCAGCGTGGCCGGCCACGACATCATCACCGAGTATCGCGCCGCCCGCGGGCTTATCGGCCTGGTGCCCCAAGAGCTGACCAACGAAGCCTTTGAAACGGTGTGGAACACGGTCAGCTTCAGCCGCGGGCTATTTGGCAAGCCGCCCGATCCTGCGCATATCGAAAAGGTGCTCCGAGCGCTGACCCTGTGGGATAAGCGTAATAATCGCCTGATGACGCTCTCCGGCGGCATGAAGCGCCGTGTGCTGATTGCCAAGGCGCTCTCTCACGAACCCCGTGTGCTGTTTCTCGACGAGCCAACCGCCGGCGTAGATGTCTCGCTGCGCCGCGAGATGTGGGAGGTAGTGCGCCGCCTGCGCGAAGACGGCGTGACGATTATTCTCACCACCCACTACATCGAAGAAGCCGAGGAAATGGCCGACCGCATCGGCGTCATCAACCACGGCAAAGTGGTGCTGGTTGAAGAAAAAGCCGCGCTGATCCAAAAACTCGGACGCAAACAGCTCACCCTGCAGCTGCATACGCCGCTGGCGCAGGTGCCCGAGCTTCTCGCGCCCTTTAGCCTGGCGCTTGCCGATGAGGGTGCCACGCTTGTTTACACTTACGACAGCACCGCCCGCGAAGAAGGCGAGCACGGCATTGCGGCGCTTCTCAGCACGCTGAAAACCGCCAATATCCGCGTTAAGGATCTGTCGACGCGGCAGAGCTCGCTCGAAGATATTTTCGTCGACCTGATCAAGGAGGGCGCATGA
- a CDS encoding DksA/TraR family C4-type zinc finger protein, giving the protein MAGGWARDGAVQDQIDASVEDAVARARSRLTSGDSAEFCEECDAPIPEARREAIPGVKLCINCQSKAEEKKAASGGVNRRGSKDSQLR; this is encoded by the coding sequence ATGGCTGGTGGTTGGGCGCGAGACGGCGCTGTGCAAGATCAAATCGATGCTAGCGTTGAAGACGCTGTGGCGCGCGCCAGAAGCCGTTTGACGTCAGGCGACTCCGCAGAGTTTTGTGAGGAATGTGATGCCCCGATTCCAGAGGCGCGACGCGAGGCAATTCCTGGCGTAAAGCTATGCATCAACTGTCAATCTAAAGCAGAAGAAAAAAAAGCCGCTTCAGGAGGGGTTAATCGCCGCGGGAGTAAAGACAGCCAGCTTAGGTAA
- a CDS encoding TerB family tellurite resistance protein, translating into MIDAVTQFFQRALAEPTHRDDPALTLELACAALLCEIMRADFDSSDDERAALREMLVSRLSVSAAEVDELMAMAEEKVEEAIDHYQFVRLINDHYDNAQRCELVKLMWQMAWADGEVDPQEEHRIRRLAGLLYVSHSDFIRTKLAAEPRD; encoded by the coding sequence ATGATTGATGCTGTAACGCAGTTTTTTCAGCGCGCACTGGCCGAGCCCACACACCGCGATGATCCAGCGCTGACGCTTGAGCTGGCCTGCGCGGCGTTGCTGTGTGAAATCATGCGCGCTGACTTTGATAGCAGCGACGATGAGCGCGCCGCCCTGCGCGAGATGTTGGTGTCGCGCCTGAGCGTTAGCGCCGCTGAGGTAGACGAGCTGATGGCGATGGCCGAGGAGAAAGTCGAGGAGGCAATAGACCATTACCAATTCGTGCGCCTGATCAATGACCACTATGATAACGCCCAGCGCTGCGAACTGGTCAAACTGATGTGGCAAATGGCTTGGGCGGACGGCGAAGTCGATCCGCAGGAAGAGCATCGCATTCGCCGGCTGGCGGGGCTTTTATACGTTAGCCACAGCGATTTTATCCGCACCAAGCTGGCGGCTGAGCCGCGCGATTAA
- a CDS encoding exopolysaccharide biosynthesis protein, with protein MSEAPQASNLTQLLQMLERIGRQNPKISVEDVLTAIGRRSFGPMLLVAGLITLAPLIGDIPGMPTLMALLVLLTAGQLLAGRTSFWLPGWLLKRNISRQTFDKALPYMKKPAGWVDRLLRVRLPWLTGYWGSRLTALTGIAIALAMPPMEFIPFSANGAGLALSLLGLGLVARDGLMLLIGFALTFATFAIVGVSLF; from the coding sequence ATGAGCGAAGCACCACAGGCGTCCAACCTGACCCAGCTATTGCAGATGCTGGAGCGTATCGGGCGGCAAAATCCGAAGATCAGCGTGGAAGACGTGCTGACCGCTATCGGACGGCGCTCCTTTGGCCCCATGTTGCTGGTGGCTGGGCTGATAACGCTCGCCCCGCTGATCGGCGATATTCCCGGTATGCCCACGCTGATGGCGTTGCTGGTGCTGCTTACCGCCGGCCAACTGCTGGCCGGGCGCACGAGCTTCTGGCTGCCAGGCTGGCTATTGAAACGCAATATCTCGCGCCAAACCTTTGATAAAGCCCTGCCGTATATGAAAAAACCGGCAGGCTGGGTTGACCGGCTGCTGCGCGTGCGCTTGCCGTGGTTGACAGGTTACTGGGGCAGCCGCCTGACGGCGCTGACGGGCATCGCTATCGCCCTTGCCATGCCGCCGATGGAGTTCATTCCGTTTTCAGCTAACGGCGCTGGGCTTGCGCTCTCGCTGCTGGGCCTGGGCCTTGTCGCGCGTGACGGACTGATGCTGCTGATTGGCTTTGCGCTGACCTTTGCCACGTTCGCTATTGTGGGGGTTAGCCTTTTTTGA
- a CDS encoding DUF1415 domain-containing protein codes for MPEQQPCMTATENWVKQVIMRHNLCPFARREVKRASIRYVAVEESKPKAVLKALLAEYALLDQQPGVETTLVIMPRGFDDFYAYLDLVARAEDALCEKGYEGIYQLASFHPDYCFEGEPQDDAANYTNRSPYPTLHILREASMEKALENYDDPEAIPERNIQFARGKGSDFFVTLLAECHKPF; via the coding sequence ATGCCCGAGCAACAGCCCTGTATGACCGCGACCGAAAACTGGGTAAAGCAGGTGATCATGAGACATAACCTCTGCCCGTTTGCGCGCCGAGAGGTAAAGCGGGCCAGCATTCGCTACGTGGCGGTAGAGGAATCTAAACCTAAGGCGGTGCTAAAAGCCTTGCTGGCCGAATATGCATTGCTGGACCAGCAGCCCGGCGTAGAAACCACCTTGGTGATTATGCCCCGGGGTTTTGACGATTTTTATGCGTATCTGGACTTGGTTGCTCGGGCCGAGGATGCACTATGTGAGAAAGGGTATGAAGGCATATATCAGCTGGCAAGCTTCCATCCCGACTACTGCTTTGAGGGTGAGCCTCAAGACGACGCCGCCAATTATACCAATCGCTCGCCTTACCCTACGTTGCATATTCTTCGTGAAGCCAGTATGGAGAAAGCCTTGGAAAATTATGATGACCCTGAGGCTATTCCCGAACGTAATATCCAGTTTGCCCGCGGTAAAGGCAGCGATTTTTTTGTCACGTTACTGGCAGAGTGTCATAAGCCATTCTGA
- a CDS encoding ABC transporter permease has product MNLYPVRAIYMAEIARVRRTLLQSIVSPVISTSLYFVVFGAAIGSRISEVDGVSYGAFIVPGLIMLMLLTQSVSNASFGIFFPKFSGSIYELLSAPISYLEIVIGYVGAAASKSILLGLIILATANFFVPLHIAHPFWMLLFLVLTAVTFSMLGFIIGIWADGFEKLQLVPLLIITPLTFLGGSFYSIDMLPPFWQGVTLFNPVVYLVSGFRWSFYGISDVSLGASVTVIALFLAVCLGTIAWIFHTGYRLKP; this is encoded by the coding sequence ATGAACCTATACCCTGTACGCGCCATTTATATGGCCGAAATAGCGCGCGTGCGGCGCACGCTGTTGCAAAGTATCGTCTCGCCGGTCATCTCGACCTCGCTTTACTTCGTGGTGTTTGGCGCGGCCATCGGCTCGCGCATTTCCGAGGTGGACGGGGTGAGCTACGGCGCTTTTATCGTCCCTGGGCTGATCATGCTGATGCTGCTCACTCAAAGCGTGTCCAACGCTTCGTTCGGGATCTTTTTCCCCAAGTTTTCCGGCAGCATTTATGAGCTGCTCTCGGCGCCGATTTCGTATCTGGAAATCGTCATCGGCTACGTGGGGGCGGCGGCTTCCAAGTCCATACTGCTCGGGCTGATCATTCTGGCCACCGCCAACTTTTTTGTGCCGCTGCATATTGCTCATCCGTTCTGGATGCTGCTGTTTTTAGTGCTGACGGCGGTTACCTTCAGCATGCTGGGCTTTATTATTGGCATCTGGGCGGACGGCTTTGAAAAGCTGCAGCTGGTGCCGCTATTGATCATCACGCCGTTGACGTTTCTCGGCGGCAGCTTCTATTCAATCGATATGCTGCCGCCGTTCTGGCAGGGCGTGACGTTGTTCAACCCCGTGGTGTATCTGGTCAGCGGCTTTCGCTGGAGCTTTTACGGCATCAGCGATGTCAGTCTTGGCGCCAGCGTGACGGTTATCGCGCTGTTTCTTGCCGTGTGCCTGGGGACCATCGCGTGGATTTTCCACACCGGCTACCGTCTCAAACCCTGA
- a CDS encoding nucleoid-associated protein — translation MPLLQSIVHRLDPTLDGESLTLDATSAAHPADAPNMEALASALNDTYNTKPKGWGRFAPDGEQATLVAAWLQAYLDGEDDFVGMSCGLAQRLATELAAKLSVGGYLVLAHQQQGDTQTLLLAFVHQREGIGINADHHAVPAAQINTRQLTFGARLNITQWQGGDPQTQYVSFVKERGGNKLAEALARCLGVTEGADAPADTRTLLKAFSDYVEKEDLDAEASREKTDALVGYASEQLSRGEPMTLTELSGLVDEQQPKAFYEHIRNADYGLAPEIPPDKRTLNQFRRFTGRAGGVSVSFDSHLLGSSVEYDETTGRLIIKQIPKQLKEQLQRRD, via the coding sequence ATGCCGCTACTGCAAAGCATTGTTCACCGTCTCGACCCGACGCTTGACGGCGAGTCGCTGACGCTTGACGCCACCAGCGCGGCGCACCCCGCTGATGCCCCAAACATGGAGGCGCTGGCCAGCGCGCTGAACGACACCTACAACACCAAGCCCAAAGGCTGGGGGCGCTTTGCGCCCGACGGCGAGCAGGCCACACTGGTTGCCGCCTGGCTTCAGGCCTACCTTGACGGCGAAGACGATTTTGTCGGCATGTCATGCGGGCTGGCGCAGCGTCTCGCCACCGAGCTTGCCGCCAAACTTTCCGTAGGCGGCTACCTGGTGCTTGCGCATCAGCAGCAGGGCGACACCCAGACGCTGTTGCTGGCGTTTGTGCATCAGCGCGAGGGTATCGGCATCAATGCTGACCATCACGCCGTGCCCGCAGCGCAGATCAATACGCGCCAGCTGACGTTTGGTGCACGGCTGAACATCACCCAGTGGCAGGGCGGCGACCCTCAGACGCAATACGTGTCTTTCGTCAAGGAACGCGGCGGCAATAAACTTGCCGAAGCGCTAGCGCGATGCCTGGGCGTGACCGAAGGTGCGGATGCACCGGCGGATACGCGCACGCTGCTCAAAGCGTTCAGCGACTACGTGGAAAAGGAGGATCTGGACGCCGAGGCCAGCCGCGAAAAAACCGACGCGCTGGTCGGCTATGCCAGCGAGCAGCTAAGCCGTGGTGAGCCGATGACGCTGACCGAGCTGTCGGGGCTGGTCGACGAGCAGCAGCCCAAGGCGTTTTATGAGCATATCCGCAACGCCGACTATGGCCTTGCTCCAGAGATTCCGCCGGACAAGCGTACACTCAACCAGTTTCGGCGTTTCACCGGGCGTGCCGGCGGGGTATCGGTCAGCTTTGATTCGCACCTGCTGGGTAGCAGCGTGGAGTACGACGAAACGACTGGCCGACTGATTATCAAGCAGATACCCAAGCAGCTAAAAGAGCAGCTACAGCGCCGCGATTAA